The DNA region ccccatgtcccctgatgtccccaatgtccccggatccccaatgtccccgatgtccccgatgtccccaatgtccccaatgtcccatcccACAGCGAGGGGCTCAGTAACCTGCTGTACGAGTGCTCACTGCCCAGTGGTCcctgtcccctcggtgtccccgatgtcccctgatgtccccgatgtccccaatgtccccgattcccctgatgtccccgatgtccccaatgtccccgatgttccccaatgtccccgatgtccccatgtccccgatTCCCCGgtcccccgatgtccccaatgtcccatcccGCAGCGGGGGGCTCAGTAACCTGCTGTACAAGTGCTCGCTGCCCGAGCACGTGCCGAGCGTGGGGGACGAGCCCCGGCAGGTGCTGCTGCGCGTCTACGGGGCCCATCctgcaggtgaggggacagccacaccccaaacccccccccgggaccccacGGACCCCACAGGGatcctgctgggtttgggggcTGGGGCCATCCTGCAGGTGGGGCAGCGGacaacaccccaaaccccccgggGACCCCAcgggaccccccgggaccccacGGGGATCCCTGGGATCAGGGatcctgctgggtttgggggctggggccatcctgcaggtgaggggacagccacaccccaaaccccccgggGACCCCACGGGACCCCCCAGGATCGGGGATCCTGATGGGGTTGGGGGCTGGGGTCAAGGGTTCCAGGGCCATCCTGGCGGGTGAGGGACAGCCACACCCCGTGGGGACCACCGAGACCCCAAACCCCGTGGGAAATCCTGAgacctcccccagccccttgGGACCCCCCCACCCTGGGATTAGGGATCTTCATGTGCCtttttggggtgtggggtgctgggttttggggtgctggggccTCCTGCAGGTGGGGGGACATTGGCCCCCCATGGGGATCCCAAACCACAAGGgacacaccccccccccaggaTTGGGGAtcctgctgggttttgggggacTGGGGCCATCCTGCAGGTGGGGGGACAGCCACACCCCAAGGGAACCCCTGGGATTGTGATTTTTGGTGCCTTCCctctggggtggggggtgtTTGGGCCATCctgcaggtgaggggacagccACACCCCATGGGGACCCCCGAGACCCCGAATCCCAAGGACCCCCAGGATTAGGGATTTTAATGTGCCTTTTTGGGGTGTGGGTGCTGGGTTTTGCGGTTCTGGGGATATCCTGCAGGTGGGGGATCCCGATTTGTGGCCCCGTTTTTTCGGGATCCTGATTTGTGgccccatttttggggggtcccgtTTTTGGtgtcccatttttggggtccctgttTATGGTCCCATTTTTGGGGATCCCGATTTGTGGCCCCATTTTTGGGTCCCAATTTGCAGCCCTGTTTTCCTGGCCCCATTTTTGGGATCCCGTTTTTGTGGCCCAATTTTTGGGGATCCCGATTCGTGGTCCCATTTTGGGGGATCCTGATTCCTGGCCCCGTGTTTGGGTCCCAATTTGTGGTCCCATTTTTGGGGATCCCAATTTGTGGCCCCTTTTTTGTGgtcccatttttgggggatCCAATTTGTGGTCCCATTTTTGGTGGATCCCGATTCCTGGCCCCATGTTTGGGTCCCCATTTGCAGCCCCATTTTTGGGGATCCTGATTAGTGGCCCCATGTTTGGGTCCCCATTTGCAGCCCCGTTTTTTGGGGATCCCGTTTTTGTGgtcccatttttgggggatCCGATTTGTGGCCCCATTTTTGGGGGATCCCAATTCATGGTCCCATTTTTGGTGATCCCGATTCCTGGCCCCGTGTTTGGTCCCAATTTGCAGCCCCGTTTTTTTGGGGGATCCCGATTTGTGGCCCATTTTTGGTCCCAATTTGTGGTCCCATTCTTGGGGGTCCCAATTTGTGGTCCCGTTTTTCTGGCCCCATTTTTGGGGATCCCAATTTGTGGCCCGTGTTTGGGTCCCAATTTGTGGTCCCGTTTTTGTAGCCCCATTTTTGGGGGATCCCGATTTGTGCCCCGTTTTTGTTGgtcccatttttgggggatCCCAATTTGTGGTCCCATTTTTGGTGGATCCCGATTCGTGGCCCCGTGTTTGGGTCCCCATTTGCAGCCCCATTTTTTGGGGATCCCGATTCCTGGCCCCATGTTTGGGTCCCCATTTGCAGCCCCATTTTTTGGGGATCCAATTCCTGGCCCCATGTTTGGGTCCCCATTTGCAGCCCATTTTTGGGGGATCCCGATTCCTGCCCCGTGTTTGGGTCCCCATTTGCAGCCCATTTTTTGGGTCCCGATTCCTGGCCCCTGTTTGGGTCCCCATTTGCAGCCCCATTTTTTGGGGATCCCGATTAGTGGCCCCGTGTTTGGGTCCCCATTTGCAGCCCCGTTTTTTGGGGGATCCCGATTCCTGGCCCCGTGTTGGGTCCCCATTTGCAGCCCCGTTTTTTGGGGGATCCCGATTCCTGGCCCCTGTTTTTGGGTCCCCATTTGCAGCCCCGTTTTTTGGGGGATCCCGATTCGTGGCCCCATGTTTGGGTCCCCATTTGCAGCCCCCATTTTTTGGGGATCCCGATTAGTGGCCCCATGTTTGGGTCCCCATTTGCAGCCCCGTTTTTTGGGGAATCCCGATTCGTGGCCCCGTGTTTGGGTCCCCATTTGCAGCCCCATTTTTTGGGGATCCCAATTAGTGGCCCCATGTTTGGGTCCCCATTTGCAGCCCCATTTTTTGGGATCCCGATTCCTGGCCCCATGTTTGGGTCCCCATTTGCAGCCCCGTTTTTTGGGGGATCCCGATTCGTGGCCCCGTGTTTGGGTCCCCATTTGCAGCCCCGTTTTTTGGGGGATCCCGATTCCTGGCCCCGTGTTTGGGTCCCCATTTGCAGCCCCGTTTTTTGGGGGATCCCGATTCCTGGCCCCGTGTTTGGGTCCCCATTTGCAGCCCCGTTTTTTGGGGCGCCCCCTGACCCCACCCCGCAGGGCGTGGACTCGCTGGTGCTGGAGAGCGTCATGTTCGCCATCCTGGCCGAGCGCGCGCTGGGGCCGCGCCTCTTCGGGGTGTTCCCGCAGGGCCGGCTGGAGCAGTACATCCCGGTAGGATCGGGGATcccccccctgcaccccccgtgccccccccccaaTCCGGGGCCCACCCCgaacccccccccccgtgcccccccagAGCCGGCGGCTGCGCACCGAGGAGCTGCGGGAGCCGCGCGTGTCCGCCGAGATCGCCGTGACCATGGCGCGCTTCCACGGCATGGACATGCCCTTCAACAAGGAGCCCAAGTGGCTCTTCGGGACCATGGAGGGGTGAGGGACCCAAACCCCGCTGGGAGCGGGAGTGGGGaccaaaatcccactgggagTGGGGAATGGGGACCCAAATCTCACTGGAGCGGGGAATGGGGACCCAAATCTCACTGGGAGCGGGGAATGGGGACCCAAATCTCACTGGGAGTGGGGAATGGGGACCCAAATCCCACTGGGAGTGGAATGGGGACCCAAACCCACTGGGAGCGGGAGTGGGGACCCAAATGCCACTGGGAGTGGGGAATGGGGACCAAAATCCTACTGGGAGTGAGGAATGGGGACCCAATCCCACTGGGAGTGGGGAGTGGGacaaaaatcccactgggagTGGGAATTGGGaccaaaatcccactgggagtgggagtggggaCCCAAACCCCGCTGGAGCGGGGacaaaatcccactgggaatgggagtggggaCCAAAATCCTACTGGGAGTGGGGACAAAATCCCACTGGGATTCGGGAATGGGGACCaaaatcctgctgggaatggggagtgggGACCCGAATCCCACTGGGAGTGGGGAATGGGGACCAAAATCCTGCTGGGAGATGGGGACCCAAATCCCACTGGGAGTGGGAAGTGGGACCCAAATCCCACTGGGAGTGGGGAATAGGGACCAAATCCCACTGGGAGTGGGGAATAGGGACCCAAATctcactgggaaaggggaatggGGACCCAATCTCACTGGGAACGGGGAATGGGGACCCAAATCCTACTGGGAGTGGAGCATGGGGACGCAAATCCCACAGGGAGTGGGGACCAAAGTCCCAGTGGGAGTGGGGACCCAAATCCCACTGGGAGTGGGAAATGGGGACCCAAATCCTACTGGGAGTGGGGAATGAGGACAAACATCTCATTGGGATTAGGGagtggggaccccaaatcccagcaggaccaggacccCTGGGCTTTCCTGGCTGCTTCCAGCGGGTCTtgtgggacacagaggggacctTGGGTggccggggctgggcagggggcgtTGGGGGtctgtccccacgctgtccctggtgtccccaccgctgtccctggtgtccccacgctgtcccctctgtcccaggTACCTGCGCAGATCTCGGAGCTGACGTCTCGGAGCCGgcgcagctgcagcagctggagcagctccggggcTACAACCTGGAGCAGGAGATGAGGAGCCTCAGGTCACTGCcaccccccgtgtccctccGCTGTCcctcccctctgtccctcctgtccccacctTGTCCTCCtatccctggtgtcccctgtgtgtcccacatgtccccggtgtcccctttgtcccctgtgtcccctctctcATGTCCCCCACTGTTTCCCTCATGTCCCCCTTGTCCTCAcatccctggtgtccctgtgtgtcccacatgtccctggtgtcccctttgtcccctgtgtcccctctaTCTCATGTCCCCCGCTGTTTTCCCTCATGTCCCCCTTGTCCTCCTATCCCTGgtgtccccctgtgtgtcccacatgtccccggtgtcccccgtgtcctcagggtgtccctgggtctccccctgtgtcccctgtaTCCGTGTCACCTCCACGTCCCGGTGTCACCCATGCCTTTGGTTCTCTGTGTCCCGCACGTCCCCACATCCCGTGTCCCCCGTATCCTTGGGGTGTCCCCTgtatccccgtgtccccatttCCTTGGAgcgtccctgtgtcccccatgtccccatttccctggcatccccatgtccccaggtccctgcatcccccatgtccctgtaccctggtgtcccccaagtccccggggtgtcccccatgtccccatgtccctgtgtcccccatgTCCTTGGTGTCCCATAACCCCTTatcccccgtgtccctgtgtccccaatgtccctgtaTGCCaggtgtcccctctgtccccacatccctgcatcccccatgtccctgtacccctggtgtccccccatgtccccatatCCTGGGATcccccccccatgtccctggggtgtccctcTTGTCCCCAAGTCTCAgcatccccatgtccctgtacccctggtgtccccagtgtccctgtatgctgggtgtccccagtgtccctgtttccccatgtccccatgttCCTGTACCCCTAGTGTCCCTAGTGCCGGGTGTCCCCCATAtccctgcatcccccatggTCCCCACGTCCCTGTACCCTGGtgtcccccttgtccccatATCCTGGGATCCCCCatgtccctggggtgtcccccNNNNNNNNNNNNNNNNNNNNNNNNNNNNNNNNNNNNNNNNNNNNNNNNNNNNNNNNNNNNNNNNNNNNNNNNNNNNNNNNNNNNNNNNNNNNNNNNNNNNNNNNNNNNNNNNNNNNNNNNNNNNNNNNNNNNNNNNNNNNNNNNNNNNNNNNNNNNNNNNNNNNNNNNNNNNNNNNNNNNNNNNNNNNNNNNNNNNNNNNCCCATGTCCCCATATCCTGGGatccccccctgtccccatatCCTGGGatccccccctgtccccacccctgtccctccccgtgtcccctctgagcccctctctcccctcagGGACCTGCTGGAGGCCACCCCGTCCCCGGTGGTCTTCTGCCACAACGACGTGCAGGAGGGTGagtgccacccccgtgtcccccaaacccccgaTGCCCCAGACCCCCCGGAATCCCCCAGACCCCCCGGaatcccccagaccccccaacgCCGATGCCGACCCCGCAGGGAACATCCTGCTGCTGGCGGGGCGCGAGGGCTCCTCGGACAGCCTCATGCTCATCGACTTCGAGTACAGCAGCTACAACTACCGGTgggctgggggtcccgggggggtttggggggtcccagggggtttggggtccctgggggggtttgggggatccctgggggtccctcAAACTCCTTAATcccactgggatttggggcttcCCGTTCATGTTCCACAGtcccagtgggatttggggtctcctGGTCACCACTCTCTGCTCCTGGTGGGATTTTAGGGGGTCCCCGAGggctttggggtccctgggggggtttgggggatccCTGGAGGTCCCTCACATTCCATGATcccactgggatttgggggtttccCGCTCATATTCCGTGGtcctggtgggatttggggtcactctGTAAC from Vidua chalybeata isolate OUT-0048 chromosome 5, bVidCha1 merged haplotype, whole genome shotgun sequence includes:
- the LOC128788502 gene encoding nuclear pore complex protein Nup58-like; the protein is MFGSPFAAPFFGESRFVAPCLGPHLQPHFLGIPISGPMFGSPFAAPFFGIPIPGPMFGSPFAAPFFGGSRFVAPCLGPHLQPRFLGDPDSWPRVWVPICSPVFWGIPIPGPVFGSPFAAPFFGAPPDPTPQGVDSLVLESVMFAILAERALGPRLFGVFPQGRLEQYIPSRRLRTEELREPRVSAEIAVTMARFHGMDMPFNKEPKWLFGTMEG